The Mixophyes fleayi isolate aMixFle1 chromosome 1, aMixFle1.hap1, whole genome shotgun sequence genome includes a region encoding these proteins:
- the SOWAHB gene encoding ankyrin repeat domain-containing protein SOWAHB has product MAKQLSQEDVLDFLCQGGGKVPNASLLGHFKHFLRDTKAPAEQLLKRRERFKRYVNSVAVVKEEGAVKYVVLRSRYRDLLGEDLRPPTPEELERPEEPVLKENREEDQVVPGVVEGLQVGGGWSGQAAVRQVPESMYYHQGDCVLPETFQKHQQCIAVTTNAPCVTGDDSGTLDGKTWDTPAYIESFSHDRVSKVQQPSAQFTSSSPHTSVPTNHASTSSYLISPPFSNTSLIYTCSMLSSTPPPASNASSQAQTCYINSSSSKTISPPSNSYSPSNNLSSPYHNQSSVSSSAESHAVPGTPSPSSSGHRRHTPGEESKTEQAEERITETATAAIISATCRYPEGQTRGFSAGTELQSSTCHLNSTFPQEMYEEQHMHSLYHELPASPPSSRYINPTHPPPSLLFPHESGIPPADVLLPDYQTTGRSPSPTLPHNDMHDMWMYQMPVFKSIRSQLTLQDMEDFVDQESCGSEGSDSGEGGDCDTEHRDEEDPSSDSNNEKFTQYIENKCESTRRCPPNRKFSSIIEQYNKLQSGDTGGVTDTLTECGIESNVNVETRKSPYTTKSFLTDQAPILFELAGNSPRYRMSSRLQEIMSSSDDELIDRDYRKRRRPSRTKRPPNIVLVPPQPDVDILLMAKPVSSNNFIVNNKTTAQKSLHTQYVSKVNMESVLKKSFKYKTSTVPLDPLEHDWIVKSASGSWLQVYGLFNKDPHLALRKDFISGYTALHWFAKHGSIDMFHKFVIGAQKAGIELDLNLKSNGGYTPLHIAAIHGHHKVAAMLVEKLKVNVKLRDNSGKRAWQYLSSNTSGEVWQLLGAPKGKTIFATRALNTTYNLNIQNTSSQLHRNTSLAALLKPQHQKWKANNHSVLREREIYSD; this is encoded by the coding sequence atgGCCAAGCAGCTGAGCCAAGAAGACGTGCTGGACTTTCTCTGCCAGGGTGGTGGGAAGGTGCCCAATGCTTCATTGCTGGGTCACTTCAAGCACTTCCTGAGAGACACAAAGGCACCTGCAGAGCAGCTATTGAAGCGCCGGGAGAGATTCAAGCGCTATGTGAACTCAGTGGCAGTGGTAAAGGAGGAGGGAGCTGTCAAGTACGTGGTGCTTAGAAGCCGGTATCGCGATCTGCTGGGAGAGGACTTACGACCACCGACTCCTGAAGAATTGGAGCGCCCGGAGGAGCCTGTGCTTAAGGAGAACCGAGAGGAGGATCAGGTTGTACCCGGAGTGGTGGAGGGACTTCAGGTGGGTGGAGGATGGAGCGGCCAGGCTGCCGTAAGACAAGTTCCAGAGAGTATGTATTACCACCAAGGTGACTGCGTGCTCCCAGAAACGTTTCAGAAGCATCAGCAGTGTATAGCTGTAACTACAAATGCTCCCTGTGTCACTGGGGACGATAGTGGGACCTTGGATGGGAAGACTTGGGATACCCCAGCTTACATAGAATCCTTTTCTCATGACCGTGTGTCTAAAGTGCAGCAACCATCAGCCCAATTTACTTCCTCATCACCGCACACGTCTGTGCCCACGAATCATGCTTCTACATCATCCTACCTTATCTCACCACCATTTAGCAACACTTCCTTAATATACACATGCTCCATGCTGTCAAGTACACCACCACCAGCAAGCAATGCCTCCTCACAAGCTCAAACCTGTTATATTAACTCATCCTCCAGCAAGACCATATCGCCACCCAGCAACAGTTATTCACCTTCGAACAATCTGTCATCCCCATACCACAATCAGTCTTCagtttcttcctctgctgaaagCCACGCCGTGCCTGGGACTCCCTCCCCGTCTTCTAGTGGTCATAGGAGACACACACCTGGAGAAGAAAGTAAAACTGAACAAGCTGAAGAGAGAATCACTGAAACAGCTACTGCTGCTATTATAAGTGCTACCTGCAGGTATCCAGAGGGACAAACACGTGGATTCTCTGCAGGTACTGAGTTGCAATCTTCAACTTGCCACTTAAATTCTACTTTTCCCCAGGAAATGTATGAAGAACAGCACATGCATAGTTTGTATCATGAACTGCCAGCCTCTCCTCCTTCCTCCAGGTACATTAATCCTACacaccctcccccctccctgctgtTCCCACATGAATCAGGCATCCCTCCTGCAGATGTGCTGCTGCCAGATTATCAGACAACAGGGCGCAGCCCCTCCCCTACTCTACCACACAACGATATGCATGACATGTGGATGTATCAGATGCCTGTTTTTAAAAGCATCAGGTCCCAGCTTACTTTGCAGGACATGGAGGACTTTGTTGACCAGGAAAGCTGTGGAAGTGAGGGGAGTGACAGTGGTGAAGGGGGTGATTGTGACACAGAGCACAGAGATGAAGAAGACCCATCCAGTGACTCAAATAATGAAAAATTTACACAATACATTGAGAATAAATGTGAGAGCACTAGGAGGTGTCCTCCAAATAGAAAATTCTCTAGTATAATCGAACAGTATAATAAACTGCAAAGTGGGGACACTGGGGGTGTGACAGATACTTTAACTGAATGTGGAATAGAATCTAATGTAAATGTTGAAACAAGGAAATCTCCTTACACCACCAAATCCTTCCTCACTGACCAGGCTCCTATTTTGTTTGAGTTGGCTGGAAATTCACCAAGGTACCGAATGAGTTCTCGTTTACAGGAAATAATGTCATCTTCAGATGATGAACTAATTGATAGGGATTATCGAAAGAGAAGGCGCCCATCACGTACTAAGAGACCACCTAACATTGTACTGGTGCCTCCACAGCCAGATGTAGACATTCTGCTAATGGCAAAACCCGTTAGCTCTAACAATTTCattgtaaataataaaactaCAGCCCAGAAATCTCTCCACACTCAGTATGTATCAAAAGTGAACATGGAGTCTGTTCTTAAAAagtcttttaaatataaaacttcTACAGTACCCTTAGACCCACTGGAGCATGACTGGATTGTTAAATCAGCCTCAGGCTCTTGGCTTCAGGTTTACGGACTGTTTAATAAAGACCCCCATTTGGCTTTACGGAAAGATTTCATCTCTGGTTATACAGCTCTGCACTGGTTTGCCAAGCATGGTTCTATTGACATGTTCCATAAGTTTGTGATTGGTGCACAAAAGGCTGGAATTGAACTGGATCTTAACCTTAAATCCAATGGCGGATATACACCTTTGCACATTGCTGCTATCCATGGTCATCATAAAGTGGCTGCCATGTTGGTAGAAAAACTGAAAGTCAATGTAAAATTGAGGGACAATAGTGGGAAAAGGGCCTGGCAATATCTGAGCAGCAACACATCTGGGGAAGTGTGGCAGCTCTTAGGAGCACCAAAGGGTAAAACCATTTTTGCAACTCGTGCCTTAAATACCACTTACAATTTAAACATTCAAAACACATCAAGTCAGTTACACAGGAATACCTCTTTAGCAGCTTTACTCAAACCACAACATCAAAAATGGAAAGCAAACAATCATTCTGTGTTGAGGGAAAGAGAAATCTACAGTGACTGA